The genomic segment agtccagagggagggtctcggcccgaaatgttgacggtccatttccctccacagatgctgcccgacccactgagttcctccggcagtttgttctttggtctgtgtgacccgtgttagtgtggggagcgggattttacaccatattcccggtacagtctcaacaaaacacaaataattgtcactttgcccggaccattggccccgcttgcagggcaacagtctgccggtgtttgccccccaatgtggtgaatcgccaccaccgtgggctcagacatttccacagatgagcccctcctgtccccaccgggacaaacatcctgtccgccccctctctcaccgtcttcatcctctccctccccggggaaccggcatcaaaccgacgggccgagcggtctcctcctacctctcagcgacacatcagactccggccgcaggagacgcttcacaaacgccccaacttccctcggagggaaatggaaataaatcagaaagcggacatttactttgacggttgtcccgccgtgacggaaagttcgggagacggtgtcagcgggggtaacgccctctcggctggtccgcctccgctattggttggaattagtgattgacatcgcttcgcaccaatgagAATTGTGCAGcgcgtgactcctctgttgacagcggtgggggaggggctggtcacgtgattcgtagcccagccgttaaaccgaccaagctcgagctcaccagcgcgcggggcacaaaaggccccggatgatcggttgaggtgagaaggggtctccgggttgggggtctcaccgggcggcgttttcaacaccgacttcgggtagttgctgtgactccggactccgtgacccgcaatcccgggacagtcctgctctcttccctctctctcagccccaccatccgtacacgggccccggggagcttccggctgatgagggaatgggaaccgatgggtctctcagacagagctgagctccagctgtctaaatgcaaggatcgggaactcggagaaagggaacaaaatcttttacatcagctgttgtgaaaatcacctttgttctgcctccagtcacaaacaagagaaaatctgcagatgctggaaatccgagcaacacacacaaattgctggaggaactcagcattagtactcttttccatagatgctgcctggcctgctgagttcctccagcattttgtgtctgttgcttgttccaccccctcttgttctggacttttctacccgtgagaacatgtttttttaattttttttatttttgttattttctaCAAACTACAGCATTGAAGAAAAAATCAATAGTGTAAATAGAGGGATCATTGCAATACAGACAAAAATAGCAATAATACACATCTTAACAAATGAGCAAGTCACCCATATTAAAAATGAAAAGTTAGAAAGGAAAGCTCCCAACCCACCCATGatccaactccaagccaaccattaCATTATAAGTATAAATATTTAAAAGGACATTTGAGATAAACTTCTTTCACCCCAGAACTATGTATTGTAGTAAAAAGAGAAAtgattgattaaaaaaaaagtagccTGCTACCTAATCAAAGAAAGCTGGAAATGCAGGCTCTATCaaaggaagaaaaaaatacaCTTGTCAATCAAGGtgagaattatgaaaatattccaGAAacggtccccacaccttatgaaactttatatctgaaataaaaagtgaATAGTAAATCTTTTAAAGATCTAAATAAGACATAATATCCCTGAGCCATCGAACATGCGTAGGGGGAACTACATCTCTCCACTTAAGGAGTACTGCACGTCCAGCTAAAAGAGAGACAAAAGACAATGTTCGTCATTTAGCCGGGATCAAATGCTTGTCAGAGTCTCGAGAAATACCGAAAAGAGCGAATAAAGGATCAGGTTCCAAATGACGGGGACATGTTTTGACCTGTTCTCTCcaggtacataatgatatcaaacacctttgccctgggcaacaagtagctttcacatcacaaacgtgccagactccaatgagacagactactgcccttcccttcatattcattggcattgccatcactgagttcaccaccgtcagtcacctgggggagggttcaggggaaatatttatgtacaatacagaaactggtgttacctgtgtgtattgtggtgatgtaaaagttactggagaatttacaagtgggaagaagtggagtgatatttggaaatctgagttTTTAAAgcgtaatttagcaagcaaaccacatatggacggtgtgcaaaagctctggcgagaaaatccttcattacccgttacaggcctgctacataggttgtgtgagagtgcagatgaactccatcaaacccagaggagatcaaagttcttattgagagtgatttgctagctgttaaaatgaatatctctctatataaaattcactgtgcacatgttgtcactgggtaaaaaaatgcAGAGTACAagctttatgtgcacactggtcattacaaattagagggtacattggtgggaaggtgaggagacctccagtgtccctgatgccctcacctacaagatgtgtatccagctgcagcttgtaaccctgcactttaaggggTTGGAACTGAGATGGATGatttccggatcatccaggagttggagggggtgatagatatgacgcGAAGAGAgatgagttacacccaaggtgcaggacacaggaaactgggtgagagtcaggaaggagaatgaggttaaatagccatcgcagagtaatcttgtgtccatcccacacaacaacaggtggatccactttagaaactgttggggggattactgacagaggaaaatcaaaggggtgagaggggactcgttagtgaggggaacagaacaagaggggactaatatcccagtggtgaggctcgctagtgctagtgtggggagagggtgatgtggttaaaatatgttggagggggaatgggaaccagaatgacagaacagatagtggggagggtgaattgaattgaattgactttattacatacatccttcatattcaTGAGGAGTAGAAGTCTATACGTTACGTCTCTgactaaatatgcaatgtgtaatttatagtaatttataataaatagtttgtacataggacagtcaatataccatagaaatgcaattgtatcagcatgaattaatcagtctgatggcctggtggaagatgatgtcccggagcctgttggtcctttcgctgtggtaccgtttcctggatgggagcagcaggaacagtttgtggttgtggtgaattgggacTCCAATATccattgggccctttttacacacctgtctctgtaaataacctgaatagtggggagttcacatctacagatgcgctgggctgtccgcaccactctctgcaggttcctgcgattaagggaagtacagttcccataccaggcagtgatgcagccagtcgggatgctctcaattatgtccttgtagaaagttcttaggatttggggccccatcccaaacttcttcaaccgtctgaggtgaaagaggtgctggtgtgcttttttcacaacacagccggtatgtacagaccatgtgagatcctcggagatgtttatgccgaggaacttaaagctgttcaccctctcagtcccagatccattgatgtcaatagggcttagcctgtctccattcctcctgtcgtccacaatcagctcctttgtttttgtgacaacgagggagagtttgtttttttgacaccagtcagatgttgttcagacctcagacagagtcagcaatcaaatggttgagcatggagcgatgaatgtgctgatctgtgtatatcacaatgcaagaagcatcgtaggaaagccagatgagctcaggacagggaattatgatattgtagccattattgggacttggttgcactcaacagtctgagagatttagaggaacaaatttgtagagagattgcagaccatgccaagaaacaaaggtgtgattttaactttccatatattgactgggactcccatactgtaaaagatgTCAAGGGGGTAGAGGTtgccaaatgtgcccttaatcagttcgTAGAATTCCCGACATagaagtgtgcaatgagctgttaggaaatgatccagggctgatgatcgaaattagtgatcataatgccatgagattcaaagtaaatatggcaaAAGAGAGGTCTGCActacgggttgagattctaaattggagaaaggtcaattttggtggtatcagaaaggatctgacaagtgtggttcgggacaggctgttttctggcaaaggagtacttggtaagtgggaggccttcagaagtgaaattctgagggtgtagagtttgtatgtgcctgccaaaataaaagttgaaaggtaactgctgcagggaaccttggttttcaagagatattgagtctccggatattttgttcctctaaatgtctcagactgttgggtgctaccaagactcattaatgactacaatattgtaattccacaccctgagctcatccgacttcttgttttagttgtcttctgcagGTTTCTAAAattttcccaatagtttttgctcttttgtttgccctctctatggcttttatgttagctttggcttctcatttcatccacaattgtgtcctcctgcctttccaatgcttccacttctttgggatgtatctatcactcaactcctgaattgctcccagaaactccagccattgctgctccattgtcactcctaccttttccttcCAAAGAAGTTTGTCCAGCTGCTCTGTCatggaaacatggagaagttcagtacagaaacaggctatttggcccatctagtcaatgccaaaaaaaacatttgagctgtctaatgcaactacctgcactgggaccatcgtCCTCCATACCCcgaccatccaggctcccatacAAACTTCTTTTACATGGTGAAaatgagctcatattcaccacttgtgctgacactctcacgaccatttcagtaaagagcttttccaaatgtttctgtttaattttcaccttccccacttacccatgacctctggttgtcatcccacccaacctcagtgggaaaagctgcttgcatttaccctgtctataccctcataattttgtatacttctttccaatcctcaaagcaatgtgtactttccttgtttatgtttagagccttttttagatgtataagatgatgaggggcattgatcatgtggatagccagaggtttttttcccagggctgaaatggctaacgcgagggggcatagttttaggtgcttggaaatagataccgaggggatgtcaggggtaagtttgtcacacagagagtggtgggtgtgtggaattcactgccggctatttgtgtgagagtgtaccAGTTACTGTGGGGctaggcacccatgcagctcagtgggaacagggaataataccaatggagagagtcaaactgagtcaggtcacagattggagatggcagaaatgccgcattcttagagagacaggaagagcatcagagaatttgatgatcattccagataccagctctgtacccagttagaagatgatttctctctccagcttgggttgaactttactgtagcagtgtgatgccaGAATACactttgacaactcaagtgacctCATCTGAAAGGTTTTCCAACActgattgatggattttgtaaatctttttacaggttaaaaatgacaaggaatttgtctactggACTCTCGAACagaacacgccagttttgctgtctccgtCCAGAtatttaatagtcatagtcatacttattgatcccgggggaaattggttttcgttacagttgcaccatacaaCTGAAGAAGTGGAACAAggcattcactcaatcatccctcCTGCTCAGATGATGGGGAGTGATTCTCTGGATCATCAGACCGATTGGCattcccgtcattttacacagaggGGAATCCATTCATCTGATCAtactgtgggaatggattcaatcggtcatctcaactgaaggtacatcagcaagtacacactgggacaaggccattcacctattctgtgtgtgagaagggattcagtcggtctttccatctgtggacacaccagtcagttcaccctGGGCAGGGGCTGGTCATCGGCTGAACTTGTTGGGAagaattcactcgatcatctgacctaatgtctcaccagcgagttcacaccggggagcagccgttcacttgctcggactgcgggaaggaattcacttgctcatctaaattgaaggtacatcagcgagttcacactggagagaggccattcatctgctcggaatgtgggaaaggattcactcaatcataccatctgctgacacaccagcgagttcacactggggagagaccgttcacctgctcagactgcgggaagggattcacttgctcatctaaactgaaggtacatcagcgagttcacactggggagaggccattcatctgctcagactgtgggaagggattcacttggtcaaccGATCtgctgacacaccagtcagttcactctggggagagaccattcacctgctcagtctgtgggaagggattcacttgctcatctcaactgaaggtgcatcagcgagttcacactggggagaggccattcacctgctcagattgtgggaagggattcacttgctcatctaaactgaaggtgcatcagcgagttcacactggggagaggccattcatctgctcagattgtgggaagggattcacttgctcatctaaactgaaggtacatcagcgagttcacgctagggagaggccgttcacctgctcagtctgtgggaagggattcacatgctcatctcaactgaaagtgcatcagcgagttcacactggggagaagccgttcacctgctcagactgtgggaagggattcacatgctcatctcaactgaaggtgcatcagagagttcacactggggagaggccgttcacctgctcagactgtgggaagggattcactggatcatcccaactgaaggtacatcagcgtgttcacactggggagaagccgttcacctgctcagtctgtgggaagggattcactacaTCATCTGAACTGAaaatacatcagagagttcacactggggagaggccattcacctgctcagactgtgggaagggattcacatgctcatctcaactgaaggtgcatcagagagttcacactggggaaaggccgttcacctgctcagactgtgggaagggattcactggatCATCTAAGCTGAAGTTGCATCaacgacttcacactggggagaggccattcacctgctcagactgtgggaagggattcactcaggcatctgaactgaaagtacatcagcgagttcacactggggagaggccgttcacctgctcagaatgtggaaggggattcactcggtcatcccaactgctggtacacaagtcagttcacactggtgagaggccgttcacctgctcagtctgtgggaagggattcactcagtcatctcaactgaaagtacatcagcgagttcacactggggagaggccgttcacctgctcagaatgtggaagGGGATTCACTGTGTCATCCGAACTGCTgatacacaagtcagttcacactgaggagaggccgttcacctgctcagtctgtgggaaaggattcacttgctcatctcaactgaaggtgcatcagcgagttcacactggggagaggccgttcacctgctcggactgtgggaagggattcactcggtcatcccaactgaaagtacatcagcgagttcacactggagagaggccattcacctgttcagattgtgggaagggattcacttgctcatctaaactgaaggtacatcagcgagttcacactggggagaggccgttcacttgctccgtctgtgggaagggattcactcagtcatctcaactgaaggtacatcagagagttcacactggggagaggccgttcacctgctcagactgcgggaagggattccctCGGTCATCCAGCCTACTGGTACAcatgtcagttcacactggggagaagccgttcacctgttcagactgtgggaagggattcactcagtcatccagcctaCTGGTACAcatgtcagttcacactggggagaggccgttcacctgttcagactgtgggaagggattcactcagtcatctcaactgaaagtacatcagcgagttcacactggggagaggccattcacctgttcagactgtgggaagggattcacacagtcatctcatctgaaggtacatcagagagtacacactggggagaggtcgttcacctgctctgtgtgtggggagggattcactcagtcatctgaactgaaggtacatcagcatgttcacactggggagagaccgttcacctgctcagactgtgggaagggattcacttgctcattccacctacagagacatcagcgtgttcacactggggagaggccattcaactgctcagagtgtgggaaaggattcacacagtcatctcatctgaaggtacatcagcgtgttcacactggggagaggccgttcacctgctctgtgtgtggggagggattcacttgctcattccacctacagagacatcagcgagttcacactggggagaggccattcacctgctcagactgtgggaagggattcacttggtcatctcaactgcagagacaccagcaagttcacaatgggtagaggctgatcacctgctcagactttgggaagagattctgtcAGCCGtgtcaaccaaatgtgcatcattgagttcacactggggagaggttgTTCACCTGCTGcgaatgtgggaagcgattcacgcGGTCATCTAACCTTATCTAAGTCGCGCTTCGGCTGGCAGCGTAATATAGGCagtgatagccccccagcccggccCAACttcagaaatctcatttgggtggatgctgcatgatgtgtcccctgttacaaatcagtaccctgtgtgacagggtcctgaattacccctatgaactgtgttcgattacccctattaactgtgcttttgaaaagagagagagagttatttaacatcgatagcttgttttgaaagagagagagacaaagactaactgtgggactgtcactttaaggcacgagaaaGAACTCGTTAACTTTAGGcattctgctgagttggagaaagcaccgagcagctcgtaagttgcaaTTGTAACCGAAGGCGgtattatttaatggacacttgaTGTCATGATTTTTGGCAGGTTGTTGACACTTTCTTCAAGGATTTTTGCCTGCTTGGATTTCTTTCACAGGGAGAGGATAGAAGAGGTATTTGAATGATAGTTGacgctcagcacgggaagataaaataggtcagatgatagacctcagacacatgtttggacactgaatgagcattgttgtgcctgcaggtaaagtgggttttggaggatcgatcaggcagatcgatccatcgctcttgcagtggaaagaggaaaagggttgactcgtggggagttgtccatgtgtccacccttgcctgggggatagctccaccacagaaaaccggtcccctttgttaaagtcacagtcggtgacttttaaaggatttcaaaggacaacgagaagatcaacGTCATctgctcacctgaagactcaaatctctccccctctctctctccatcactactcaactcaataccatgaactgaactgaactgaactttactcatcatcgtaagactgtatctttttacccctagacttaaagaagcttggtttttcatacatatatattccacacttacttttatgtaatcattactaacctgtttgatttatctacatttatattattgtattgcgtagttactaataaatattattagtttatagcaatactggacttcaaagtgttttccatctctgctggttctttattcccgtcatggGCTACGTGTACAAAAttggggctcgtccgggatatgAACCCTGGACCTCTtgcaaaattggggcctgcatcaGTGTCATGAACAAAATTGGTTGGgaggcttgtttgaattgattggggaaaatctcGTTTTATTTGGTTGTGTGGGgatacagcagaaatggatgttagtattgaggatgagcttcagcttctgtTGGAAAAATTAAGAATGGAgcatgaattgaaattaaaacagctcaaGAGAGGCTAGAAAGGCAGCAAGATGTAGACAAGAGGCAGCAAGACAGAGAGAAGGGtagaaaaacagagagaagaggcagaaagacagagacagccgAGATGGAGATATGGCAATGTGAAGATCAGGTGGCAGACGACAAACAGAAGCGGTTCAAGCTGGAAAAGATAGGGaagttgcagcaaagaggtttgcAATGGATGGAGGGGTAACTTCCATTGGAAACAATAGAGGTCTggtcaccccaccccctccacagGGATCAATGACGTTGGGTCATCCTCACCGGGTACATTGGACTGATGGTCAGCCCGGCGGGATCAATGGATTGTGGGTCACTCACACAAGGAACATTGGGTAGAGGTTCAACACTACATAGATGAACGGCTGAGACTTCACTACCACCGGGAACAATGAATGGAGATTCAACACCATACGGACCAATGGCTGAGGCTTCACTACCACCGGGAGCAATGAATGGAGGTTCTGCACCACTGGGATGGATGGGTTATGGTCACCACTACAATAGATGGACTGTCAACCACCTGGTACAAGGGTCGGTTGGTCACACTTAACGGGAAGAATGGATGCAGAGCCACCATCATCAGACATTATAGATATTAGAGAATTGCTGTAATTTGTAACCCTGCTTGGTAATATACTTTACTTTATCGAGAGttgaagggatttggcatgtcaacaaatacactcaaaaacatctatagtgGTACagtggtgagcattctgacaggctgcatcactggtatggaggggctaagCACAGGACCGATAGAagatgcagaaggttgtaaatccagtcagctccatcttgggcacgaaGATGTACCCAGCACTACAAAGTACccgggacatctttagggagcggtgtctcggaaaggcatcgtccattattaaggacctccagctcccagggcatgcccttttctcactgttaccatcaggaaggaggtacagaagcctgaaggcacacactcagcgattcaggaacagtgtcttcccctctgccatccgattcctaaatggacattgaagctttggacactaactcgttttttttaaatatacagtatttgcatACTTTTAAAAAATCTACTCTGTACGTAACTgatatacttgtttatttattatgtttttcatgtattattatcattattttctctctctctgctagattatgtattgcattcaactgctgctggtaaggtaacaaatttcacgtcacatgccggtgatcatAAACcggcttctgattctgattctatccttttcaatTGTGGACGCAGAATCTCTGTATCTGGAGACCGAGGAGAAAGTGGAACCTCTCCATAGTCACTGAGAGTTCAGAGTCTCCGAGAGAGGGCAGTGTGGGGGGGAGGGTCACTGAGAGTTCAGAGTCTCCGAAAGAGGGCAGTGTGGGGGGAGAGTCACTGTTCCCGGAGACTGCAGGAAGATGTCATTCACCTGACGCATTGACCTGGGGAATGAGAACTCCGTCACCGATGGAAGCTGGATATACAGCGTCAAAGATCTGGCTGTGAGCAAGTTTGCACTTCCTTAGGGGGTTGCTCTGTTAATGAACCGGAGTACTGAAATGAACGGATATTTCACCGTGATTTTCACCTGCTCCCGGAATCTGGACTGAGTGGCGGCATAAATGAATGTGTTCGTGCAGCAGCTGAAGTTCCTTAGCAAATATCCGGCATAGGCGAAAATAATTTCCGGGTCATTCCCCTGTGTTCCTATCCCGGTGATGTGATAGTAGATAAATTCTGCAACATTCGTCagccacaggaggatgaagctgctggagagggtgaagagtaaaatcACAGGCCTCTTCCGGCTCTCCATCTCTGGGTCTCTGCTGTTTCCCCCCTTGCTCtgactcctcagacccctacggacccgactggccactaaaatgtgcctgacggtcagagcgttgagcagaaGAATCCCCCCGAATGGGAGGAACGGAGTTAAAATGATGTCAAACCAGTCATACGCCACCCACGCCGGTTCAGTGAAGTAACTTGGCGTCGGATAGCAGAATCATGGTACATTATTAAAGATCTCTCTGGGCCCGTGAGTGAAGTGGAGTGGACAGAACGGAACGCTAGATGGCGCTAGAACCACGGCCGCCGCTCTCCTCTGCAGTACTTTGTTTTCAGTTTCTGACAGCAAATGGCAACAAACCGATagaaggtgaaagtgacggtgaaccagacggaACAGTTCACGGCAACGCGGGACAGGACACGGAGAACAGTGCATACAGAGGTGACGTTCAGGAAACAAACGGGAAAATAATGATAATTGAGTTAATACAAAATGACCTCAGTAATAATGAccagtagatccgccgctgccatggtCACCAGGTACCGTGTGGTGCAGAAGGAGAGGCCGCACGTTCCCGGGTACAGAATGACAATCGTCACTAAATTCACTGGAGAAAGAGAACGGAATGACATAAACATTATGATTCGCAATCAGGCACCCCAACTTAATCGCCCTCCACTATCCATCAAGGGTAAGGTTGAGTTATTGTTAATCTCAGATTCACAGCTATCGGAATCCAATGATTCACCAATCACGAGCATTAAGGAGTTTCGTCTGATATCCG from the Mobula birostris isolate sMobBir1 chromosome 13, sMobBir1.hap1, whole genome shotgun sequence genome contains:
- the LOC140208233 gene encoding uncharacterized protein; translation: MSHQRVHTGEQPFTCSDCGKEFTCSSKLKVHQRVHTGERPFICSECGKGFTQSYHLLTHQRVHTGERPFTCSDCGKGFTCSSKLKVHQRVHTGERPFICSDCGKGFTWSTDLLTHQSVHSGERPFTCSVCGKGFTCSSQLKVHQRVHTGERPFTCSDCGKGFTCSSKLKVHQRVHTGERPFICSDCGKGFTCSSKLKVHQRVHARERPFTCSVCGKGFTCSSQLKVHQRVHTGEKPFTCSDCGKGFTCSSQLKVHQRVHTGERPFTCSDCGKGFTGSSQLKVHQRVHTGEKPFTCSVCGKGFTTSSELKIHQRVHTGERPFTCSDCGKGFTCSSQLKVHQRVHTGERPFTCSDCGKGFTGSSKLKLHQRLHTGERPFTCSDCGKGFTQASELKVHQRVHTGERPFTCSECGRGFTRSSQLLVHKSVHTGERPFTCSVCGKGFTQSSQLKVHQRVHTGERPFTCSECGRGFTVSSELLIHKSVHTEERPFTCSVCGKGFTCSSQLKVHQRVHTGERPFTCSDCGKGFTRSSQLKVHQRVHTGERPFTCSDCGKGFTCSSKLKVHQRVHTGERPFTCSVCGKGFTQSSQLKVHQRVHTGERPFTCSDCGKGFPRSSSLLVHMSVHTGEKPFTCSDCGKGFTQSSSLLVHMSVHTGERPFTCSDCGKGFTQSSQLKVHQRVHTGERPFTCSDCGKGFTQSSHLKVHQRVHTGERSFTCSVCGEGFTQSSELKVHQHVHTGERPFTCSDCGKGFTCSFHLQRHQRVHTGERPFNCSECGKGFTQSSHLKVHQRVHTGERPFTCSVCGEGFTCSFHLQRHQRVHTGERPFTCSDCGKGFTWSSQLQRHQQVHNG